One part of the Deltaproteobacteria bacterium genome encodes these proteins:
- a CDS encoding response regulator: MTTTPHILLIDDEVDFTELTAALLRFYDFTVTTLNDAAHAMATLDLQPVQLVVTDLMMPQVDGMQLIQQLRERPTTATVPILTLTAKVLTDSERKFLLQHRVVVLTKPFEPQRLVDQIRQLLCSG, translated from the coding sequence ATGACGACGACACCACACATTTTACTGATCGACGACGAGGTCGATTTTACCGAGCTCACGGCGGCGTTGCTCCGTTTTTACGACTTTACCGTGACGACACTCAACGATGCCGCCCACGCAATGGCCACGCTCGATCTGCAACCGGTGCAATTAGTGGTCACCGACCTGATGATGCCGCAGGTGGATGGAATGCAACTGATCCAACAGCTGCGGGAGCGGCCCACGACGGCGACCGTCCCGATTCTCACGTTGACGGCGAAGGTCTTGACCGACAGTGAACGGAAATTCTTACTGCAACACCGCGTCGTCGTGCTGACTAAGCCGTTCGAACCGCAACGCCTCGTCGACCAGATTCGCCAACTCCTATGCAGTGGTTAA
- a CDS encoding diguanylate cyclase, whose protein sequence is MQWLKAYAAWYEIPLAFGLLVALNQLVWPEWPGFLEIDPHPYWLPILLFGFRYGITAGVVSGSLAAALYLGSAWHSVDPYRLEDFSFYFLPGTFVLLGALIGVVTARDRARIAQLQAENAQAAAGLQHVQEEARTLADVNRGLEQRIVSRMSTLVTLYEGARRLDATSLEALYPALLDFIAKTLEADVAALYLRDGATWRLHTSHGWRSEEQRPRSYAWNEGLVGRAGAFGRVVSVRDVLSDEVLVGGALSSSDAVMAGPLFAGEGGDPVAIVAIQQLPLTQFHSAGINLFSFLLGWGSRAIGRAQYVEALKAGEILDPEFQLYSARYFAARAEQEFLRSRTYYLPLGIVLVQVEGLDGLRVAQRDRLLLALAQLLKGCVRDLDIVARYGAAEIPFAMLLITATEQHVAQACAQFRERLTSFRLHAVGEGFDRIRIRVGAANFTPAMHELATLLQAAQQRLLHSDDYAAAG, encoded by the coding sequence ATGCAGTGGTTAAAGGCGTACGCCGCGTGGTACGAAATCCCGCTCGCGTTCGGCCTGCTCGTCGCGCTGAATCAGCTGGTCTGGCCGGAGTGGCCCGGCTTTCTGGAGATTGACCCGCACCCGTATTGGTTGCCGATTCTGCTGTTTGGATTCCGTTACGGGATCACGGCGGGTGTCGTGAGCGGCAGTCTCGCCGCAGCGCTGTATCTGGGATCCGCGTGGCATTCCGTCGATCCGTATCGGCTGGAAGATTTCAGCTTCTATTTTTTGCCCGGCACGTTTGTGTTGCTCGGCGCGCTGATTGGTGTGGTCACGGCCCGCGATCGCGCGCGCATCGCGCAATTGCAGGCGGAGAATGCGCAGGCCGCAGCGGGATTGCAGCACGTGCAGGAAGAAGCACGCACGCTGGCCGACGTGAATCGCGGCTTGGAACAGCGCATTGTGTCGCGGATGTCGACGCTCGTTACGCTGTACGAAGGGGCGCGACGATTGGACGCGACATCGCTCGAAGCGCTCTATCCGGCGTTGCTCGATTTTATTGCGAAGACGCTCGAAGCCGACGTGGCGGCGCTGTATCTGCGCGACGGCGCGACCTGGCGTTTGCATACGTCGCACGGCTGGCGCTCCGAAGAACAACGGCCACGGAGTTACGCGTGGAACGAAGGGTTGGTGGGGCGCGCCGGGGCGTTCGGTCGCGTCGTCAGCGTGCGCGATGTGCTGAGCGACGAAGTCTTAGTGGGCGGCGCGTTGTCGTCCAGCGATGCGGTGATGGCAGGCCCGCTCTTTGCGGGCGAGGGCGGCGATCCGGTGGCGATCGTCGCGATCCAGCAATTGCCGTTGACCCAATTTCACAGCGCCGGGATCAATCTGTTCAGCTTCCTGCTCGGCTGGGGATCGCGCGCGATCGGGCGTGCGCAGTATGTCGAGGCATTGAAGGCCGGCGAAATCCTCGATCCGGAATTCCAACTCTATTCCGCCCGCTATTTCGCGGCGCGGGCCGAACAAGAATTCTTGCGTTCCCGCACGTATTATCTCCCGCTCGGCATCGTCTTGGTGCAAGTGGAAGGGTTGGATGGTCTCCGCGTCGCACAGCGTGATCGGTTGTTGCTGGCCTTGGCGCAACTGTTGAAAGGCTGCGTGCGCGATCTCGATATCGTCGCGCGCTACGGGGCCGCGGAGATCCCGTTTGCGATGTTATTAATAACGGCGACGGAACAACATGTGGCGCAGGCTTGCGCCCAATTCCGCGAACGCCTCACGAGTTTCCGTTTGCACGCGGTCGGCGAGGGATTTGATCGGATCAGGATCCGCGTCGGTGCGGCGAACTTCACGCCTGCGATGCACGAATTGGCGACGCTCCTGCAGGCGGCCCAACAACGTTTACTGCACAGTGACGACTATGCCGCCGCCGGATGA